Proteins found in one Muntiacus reevesi chromosome 2, mMunRee1.1, whole genome shotgun sequence genomic segment:
- the PLEKHA1 gene encoding pleckstrin homology domain-containing family A member 1 isoform X4, whose amino-acid sequence MPYVDRQNRICGFLDIEENENSGKFLRRYFILDTREDSFVWYMDNPQNLPSGSSRVGAIKLTYISKVSDATKLRPKAEFCFVMNAGMRKYFLQANDQQDLVEWVNVLNKAIKITVPKPLDSQPHPDNPSRQGECGKKQVSYRTDIVGGVPIITPTQKEEVNECGETIDRNNLKRSQSHLPYFTPKPPADSAVIKAGYCVKQGAVMKNWKRRYFQLDENTIGYFKSELEKEPLRVIPLKEVHKVQECKQSDIMMRDNLFEIVTSSRTFYVQEHSNSPSEPKHALRSAGAAAATPHSAASRSNSLVSSFPMEKRGFYESLAKVKPGNFKVQTVSPREPASKVTEQALLKPRSKNGPQEQDCDPVDLDDASLPVSDV is encoded by the exons ATGCCTTATGTGGATCGTCAGAATCGCATTTGTGGTTTTCTAGacattgaagaaaatgaaaacagtgggaAATTTCTTCGGAGGTACTTCATACTGGATACCAGAGAAGATAGTTTTGTCTGGTACATGGATAATCCACAG AACCTACCTTCTGGATCATCACGTGTTGGCGCCATTAAACTTACCTACATTTCAAAG GTTAGCGATGCAACTAAACTAAGGCCAAAGGCTGAGTTCTGTTTTG tTATGAATGCAGGGATGAGGAAATATTTCCTACAAGCCAATGATCAGCAGGACCTAGTAGAATGGGTGAATGTGTTGAACAAAGCTATTAAGATTACA GTCCCAAAGCCGTTAGACTCACAGCCTCATCCTGATAACCCAAGTCGCCAAGGCGAATGTGGAAAGAAGCAGGTCTCTTACAGAACTGACATTGTTGGTGGTGTGCCCATCATTACCCCAACTCAG AAAGAAGAAGTAAATGAATGTGGTGAAACTATTGACAGAAATAATTTGAAGCGGTCACAAAGCCATCTTCCTTACTTCACTCCTAAACCACCTGCAGATAGCGCAGTTATCAAAGCTGGATATTGTGTAAAACAAGGAGCAGTG ATGAAAAACTGGAAGAGAAGATATTTTCAATTGGATGAAAACACAATAGGCTACTTCAAATCTGAACTG GAAAAGGAACCTCTCCGTGTAATACCACTTAAGGAGGTTCATAAAGTCCAGGAATGTAAGCAAAG TGACATAATGATGAGAGACAACCTCTTTGAAATTGTAACATCGTCTCGAACTTTCTATGTGCAG GAGCATTCCAACAGTCCTTCCGAGCCCAAACACGCTCTCCGCTCTGCCGGTGCCGCAGCAGCCACCCCACATTCCGCAGCCTCTCGCAGCAACTCTTTGGTCTCAAGCTTTCCCATGGAGAAGCGAGGATTTTACGAATCTCTTGCCAAGGTCAAGCCAGGGAACTTCAAGGTCCAGACTGTCTCTCCAAGAGAACCAGCTTCCAAAGTGACTGAACAAGCTCTGCTAAAACCTCGAAGTAAAAATGGCCCTCAGGAACAagattgtgaccccgtggacttggATGACGCAAGCCTTCCAGTCAGTGACGTGTGA
- the PLEKHA1 gene encoding pleckstrin homology domain-containing family A member 1 isoform X5, protein MKTVGNFFGGTSYWIPEKIVLSGTWIIHRTYLLDHHVLAPLNLPTFQSDATKLRPKAEFCFVMNAGMRKYFLQANDQQDLVEWVNVLNKAIKITVPKPLDSQPHPDNPSRQGECGKKQVSYRTDIVGGVPIITPTQKEEVNECGETIDRNNLKRSQSHLPYFTPKPPADSAVIKAGYCVKQGAVMKNWKRRYFQLDENTIGYFKSELEKEPLRVIPLKEVHKVQECKQSDIMMRDNLFEIVTSSRTFYVQADSPEEMHSWIKAVSGAIVAQRGPGRSASSEHSNSPSEPKHALRSAGAAAATPHSAASRSNSLVSSFPMEKRGFYESLAKVKPGNFKVQTVSPREPASKVTEQALLKPRSKNGPQEQDCDPVDLDDASLPVSDV, encoded by the exons atgaaaacagtgggaAATTTCTTCGGAGGTACTTCATACTGGATACCAGAGAAGATAGTTTTGTCTGGTACATGGATAATCCACAG AACCTACCTTCTGGATCATCACGTGTTGGCGCCATTAAACTTACCTACATTTCAAAG CGATGCAACTAAACTAAGGCCAAAGGCTGAGTTCTGTTTTG tTATGAATGCAGGGATGAGGAAATATTTCCTACAAGCCAATGATCAGCAGGACCTAGTAGAATGGGTGAATGTGTTGAACAAAGCTATTAAGATTACA GTCCCAAAGCCGTTAGACTCACAGCCTCATCCTGATAACCCAAGTCGCCAAGGCGAATGTGGAAAGAAGCAGGTCTCTTACAGAACTGACATTGTTGGTGGTGTGCCCATCATTACCCCAACTCAG AAAGAAGAAGTAAATGAATGTGGTGAAACTATTGACAGAAATAATTTGAAGCGGTCACAAAGCCATCTTCCTTACTTCACTCCTAAACCACCTGCAGATAGCGCAGTTATCAAAGCTGGATATTGTGTAAAACAAGGAGCAGTG ATGAAAAACTGGAAGAGAAGATATTTTCAATTGGATGAAAACACAATAGGCTACTTCAAATCTGAACTG GAAAAGGAACCTCTCCGTGTAATACCACTTAAGGAGGTTCATAAAGTCCAGGAATGTAAGCAAAG TGACATAATGATGAGAGACAACCTCTTTGAAATTGTAACATCGTCTCGAACTTTCTATGTGCAG GCTGATAGCCCTGAAGAGATGCACAGTTGGATTAAAGCAGTCTCGGGTGCCATTGTAGCACAGCGGGGACCCGGCAGATCAGCGTCTTCT GAGCATTCCAACAGTCCTTCCGAGCCCAAACACGCTCTCCGCTCTGCCGGTGCCGCAGCAGCCACCCCACATTCCGCAGCCTCTCGCAGCAACTCTTTGGTCTCAAGCTTTCCCATGGAGAAGCGAGGATTTTACGAATCTCTTGCCAAGGTCAAGCCAGGGAACTTCAAGGTCCAGACTGTCTCTCCAAGAGAACCAGCTTCCAAAGTGACTGAACAAGCTCTGCTAAAACCTCGAAGTAAAAATGGCCCTCAGGAACAagattgtgaccccgtggacttggATGACGCAAGCCTTCCAGTCAGTGACGTGTGA
- the PLEKHA1 gene encoding pleckstrin homology domain-containing family A member 1 isoform X2, translated as MPYVDRQNRICGFLDIEENENSGKFLRRYFILDTREDSFVWYMDNPQNLPSGSSRVGAIKLTYISKVSDATKLRPKAEFCFVMNAGMRKYFLQANDQQDLVEWVNVLNKAIKITVPKPLDSQPHPDNPSRQGECGKKQVSYRTDIVGGVPIITPTQKEEVNECGETIDRNNLKRSQSHLPYFTPKPPADSAVIKAGYCVKQGAVMKNWKRRYFQLDENTIGYFKSELEKEPLRVIPLKEVHKVQECKQSDIMMRDNLFEIVTSSRTFYVQADSPEEMHSWIKAVSGAIVAQRGPGRSASSMRQARRLSNPCIQRYTSRTGECSTSIPTVLPSPNTLSALPVPQQPPHIPQPLAATLWSQAFPWRSEDFTNLLPRSSQGTSRSRLSLQENQLPK; from the exons ATGCCTTATGTGGATCGTCAGAATCGCATTTGTGGTTTTCTAGacattgaagaaaatgaaaacagtgggaAATTTCTTCGGAGGTACTTCATACTGGATACCAGAGAAGATAGTTTTGTCTGGTACATGGATAATCCACAG AACCTACCTTCTGGATCATCACGTGTTGGCGCCATTAAACTTACCTACATTTCAAAG GTTAGCGATGCAACTAAACTAAGGCCAAAGGCTGAGTTCTGTTTTG tTATGAATGCAGGGATGAGGAAATATTTCCTACAAGCCAATGATCAGCAGGACCTAGTAGAATGGGTGAATGTGTTGAACAAAGCTATTAAGATTACA GTCCCAAAGCCGTTAGACTCACAGCCTCATCCTGATAACCCAAGTCGCCAAGGCGAATGTGGAAAGAAGCAGGTCTCTTACAGAACTGACATTGTTGGTGGTGTGCCCATCATTACCCCAACTCAG AAAGAAGAAGTAAATGAATGTGGTGAAACTATTGACAGAAATAATTTGAAGCGGTCACAAAGCCATCTTCCTTACTTCACTCCTAAACCACCTGCAGATAGCGCAGTTATCAAAGCTGGATATTGTGTAAAACAAGGAGCAGTG ATGAAAAACTGGAAGAGAAGATATTTTCAATTGGATGAAAACACAATAGGCTACTTCAAATCTGAACTG GAAAAGGAACCTCTCCGTGTAATACCACTTAAGGAGGTTCATAAAGTCCAGGAATGTAAGCAAAG TGACATAATGATGAGAGACAACCTCTTTGAAATTGTAACATCGTCTCGAACTTTCTATGTGCAG GCTGATAGCCCTGAAGAGATGCACAGTTGGATTAAAGCAGTCTCGGGTGCCATTGTAGCACAGCGGGGACCCGGCAGATCAGCGTCTTCT ATGCGGCAGGCCAGAAGGCTGTCGAACCCTTGTATACAGAGGTATACGTCAAGAACTGGGGAATGCAGCAC GAGCATTCCAACAGTCCTTCCGAGCCCAAACACGCTCTCCGCTCTGCCGGTGCCGCAGCAGCCACCCCACATTCCGCAGCCTCTCGCAGCAACTCTTTGGTCTCAAGCTTTCCCATGGAGAAGCGAGGATTTTACGAATCTCTTGCCAAGGTCAAGCCAGGGAACTTCAAGGTCCAGACTGTCTCTCCAAGAGAACCAGCTTCCAAAGTGA
- the PLEKHA1 gene encoding pleckstrin homology domain-containing family A member 1 isoform X1 has product MPYVDRQNRICGFLDIEENENSGKFLRRYFILDTREDSFVWYMDNPQNLPSGSSRVGAIKLTYISKVSDATKLRPKAEFCFVMNAGMRKYFLQANDQQDLVEWVNVLNKAIKITVPKPLDSQPHPDNPSRQGECGKKQVSYRTDIVGGVPIITPTQKEEVNECGETIDRNNLKRSQSHLPYFTPKPPADSAVIKAGYCVKQGAVMKNWKRRYFQLDENTIGYFKSELEKEPLRVIPLKEVHKVQECKQSDIMMRDNLFEIVTSSRTFYVQADSPEEMHSWIKAVSGAIVAQRGPGRSASSEHSNSPSEPKHALRSAGAAAATPHSAASRSNSLVSSFPMEKRGFYESLAKVKPGNFKVQTVSPREPASKVTEQALLKPRSKNGPQEQDCDPVDLDDASLPVSDV; this is encoded by the exons ATGCCTTATGTGGATCGTCAGAATCGCATTTGTGGTTTTCTAGacattgaagaaaatgaaaacagtgggaAATTTCTTCGGAGGTACTTCATACTGGATACCAGAGAAGATAGTTTTGTCTGGTACATGGATAATCCACAG AACCTACCTTCTGGATCATCACGTGTTGGCGCCATTAAACTTACCTACATTTCAAAG GTTAGCGATGCAACTAAACTAAGGCCAAAGGCTGAGTTCTGTTTTG tTATGAATGCAGGGATGAGGAAATATTTCCTACAAGCCAATGATCAGCAGGACCTAGTAGAATGGGTGAATGTGTTGAACAAAGCTATTAAGATTACA GTCCCAAAGCCGTTAGACTCACAGCCTCATCCTGATAACCCAAGTCGCCAAGGCGAATGTGGAAAGAAGCAGGTCTCTTACAGAACTGACATTGTTGGTGGTGTGCCCATCATTACCCCAACTCAG AAAGAAGAAGTAAATGAATGTGGTGAAACTATTGACAGAAATAATTTGAAGCGGTCACAAAGCCATCTTCCTTACTTCACTCCTAAACCACCTGCAGATAGCGCAGTTATCAAAGCTGGATATTGTGTAAAACAAGGAGCAGTG ATGAAAAACTGGAAGAGAAGATATTTTCAATTGGATGAAAACACAATAGGCTACTTCAAATCTGAACTG GAAAAGGAACCTCTCCGTGTAATACCACTTAAGGAGGTTCATAAAGTCCAGGAATGTAAGCAAAG TGACATAATGATGAGAGACAACCTCTTTGAAATTGTAACATCGTCTCGAACTTTCTATGTGCAG GCTGATAGCCCTGAAGAGATGCACAGTTGGATTAAAGCAGTCTCGGGTGCCATTGTAGCACAGCGGGGACCCGGCAGATCAGCGTCTTCT GAGCATTCCAACAGTCCTTCCGAGCCCAAACACGCTCTCCGCTCTGCCGGTGCCGCAGCAGCCACCCCACATTCCGCAGCCTCTCGCAGCAACTCTTTGGTCTCAAGCTTTCCCATGGAGAAGCGAGGATTTTACGAATCTCTTGCCAAGGTCAAGCCAGGGAACTTCAAGGTCCAGACTGTCTCTCCAAGAGAACCAGCTTCCAAAGTGACTGAACAAGCTCTGCTAAAACCTCGAAGTAAAAATGGCCCTCAGGAACAagattgtgaccccgtggacttggATGACGCAAGCCTTCCAGTCAGTGACGTGTGA
- the PLEKHA1 gene encoding pleckstrin homology domain-containing family A member 1 isoform X3 → MPYVDRQNRICGFLDIEENENSGKFLRRYFILDTREDSFVWYMDNPQNLPSGSSRVGAIKLTYISKVSDATKLRPKAEFCFVMNAGMRKYFLQANDQQDLVEWVNVLNKAIKITVPKPLDSQPHPDNPSRQGECGKKQVSYRTDIVGGVPIITPTQKEEVNECGETIDRNNLKRSQSHLPYFTPKPPADSAVIKAGYCVKQGAVMKNWKRRYFQLDENTIGYFKSELEKEPLRVIPLKEVHKVQECKQSDIMMRDNLFEIVTSSRTFYVQADSPEEMHSWIKAVSGAIVAQRGPGRSASSMRQARRLSNPCIQRSIPTVLPSPNTLSALPVPQQPPHIPQPLAATLWSQAFPWRSEDFTNLLPRSSQGTSRSRLSLQENQLPK, encoded by the exons ATGCCTTATGTGGATCGTCAGAATCGCATTTGTGGTTTTCTAGacattgaagaaaatgaaaacagtgggaAATTTCTTCGGAGGTACTTCATACTGGATACCAGAGAAGATAGTTTTGTCTGGTACATGGATAATCCACAG AACCTACCTTCTGGATCATCACGTGTTGGCGCCATTAAACTTACCTACATTTCAAAG GTTAGCGATGCAACTAAACTAAGGCCAAAGGCTGAGTTCTGTTTTG tTATGAATGCAGGGATGAGGAAATATTTCCTACAAGCCAATGATCAGCAGGACCTAGTAGAATGGGTGAATGTGTTGAACAAAGCTATTAAGATTACA GTCCCAAAGCCGTTAGACTCACAGCCTCATCCTGATAACCCAAGTCGCCAAGGCGAATGTGGAAAGAAGCAGGTCTCTTACAGAACTGACATTGTTGGTGGTGTGCCCATCATTACCCCAACTCAG AAAGAAGAAGTAAATGAATGTGGTGAAACTATTGACAGAAATAATTTGAAGCGGTCACAAAGCCATCTTCCTTACTTCACTCCTAAACCACCTGCAGATAGCGCAGTTATCAAAGCTGGATATTGTGTAAAACAAGGAGCAGTG ATGAAAAACTGGAAGAGAAGATATTTTCAATTGGATGAAAACACAATAGGCTACTTCAAATCTGAACTG GAAAAGGAACCTCTCCGTGTAATACCACTTAAGGAGGTTCATAAAGTCCAGGAATGTAAGCAAAG TGACATAATGATGAGAGACAACCTCTTTGAAATTGTAACATCGTCTCGAACTTTCTATGTGCAG GCTGATAGCCCTGAAGAGATGCACAGTTGGATTAAAGCAGTCTCGGGTGCCATTGTAGCACAGCGGGGACCCGGCAGATCAGCGTCTTCT ATGCGGCAGGCCAGAAGGCTGTCGAACCCTTGTATACAGAG GAGCATTCCAACAGTCCTTCCGAGCCCAAACACGCTCTCCGCTCTGCCGGTGCCGCAGCAGCCACCCCACATTCCGCAGCCTCTCGCAGCAACTCTTTGGTCTCAAGCTTTCCCATGGAGAAGCGAGGATTTTACGAATCTCTTGCCAAGGTCAAGCCAGGGAACTTCAAGGTCCAGACTGTCTCTCCAAGAGAACCAGCTTCCAAAGTGA